Proteins encoded within one genomic window of Armatimonadota bacterium:
- a CDS encoding carcinine hydrolase/isopenicillin-N N-acyltransferase family protein: MKLAWILTFVAIASASQPCTVFLVARHGQVFAAGNEDEGADAGHSKHFVKFVQAKPETGALGYVAFGYSKNPLNDESAMNEAGLFYDFTAQDKLDKPREGKPRGKFNAINEMLTKCRTVAEAVHFLEAFDLSNMSSAELFIGDSLGASAIVERHTTTARPKGIDFQIATNFRTSLVPQDQISCERYKLCDSRLGASKRVSVKSIVEILDGTKAQAPSAYRTWYSLVCDLKRREVNLYRKGDFSQPIKFSLLAELKKGARKLDMDEFVNAVSR; the protein is encoded by the coding sequence ATGAAGCTGGCTTGGATATTGACTTTTGTCGCAATCGCAAGTGCGAGTCAGCCATGCACGGTATTCCTGGTAGCTCGGCACGGTCAAGTTTTTGCCGCGGGCAACGAGGATGAAGGGGCCGACGCAGGTCATTCAAAACACTTTGTCAAGTTTGTTCAAGCAAAGCCGGAGACTGGCGCTTTGGGATATGTCGCGTTTGGTTACTCTAAGAACCCGCTCAATGACGAATCGGCTATGAACGAAGCGGGCCTCTTTTATGACTTTACAGCCCAGGATAAGCTCGATAAGCCAAGGGAAGGGAAGCCCCGGGGGAAGTTTAATGCGATCAATGAGATGCTCACCAAGTGCCGGACCGTCGCCGAGGCGGTTCACTTTCTGGAGGCATTTGATCTCAGCAACATGAGTTCGGCCGAGTTGTTCATTGGGGACTCATTGGGGGCTTCTGCTATTGTCGAGAGACATACGACAACCGCCCGGCCGAAAGGGATCGACTTTCAAATCGCCACGAACTTCCGAACGAGCTTAGTGCCGCAGGATCAGATTAGTTGTGAACGTTACAAGCTCTGCGATTCCCGTCTAGGGGCAAGTAAACGGGTCAGTGTGAAGTCGATTGTCGAGATACTCGACGGAACAAAGGCACAAGCTCCGTCGGCTTACCGCACATGGTATTCGTTGGTCTGCGACCTGAAACGGCGCGAAGTGAATTTGTACCGAAAAGGCGACTTCAGTCAGCCGATCAAATTCTCCCTTTTGGCCGAGTTGAAGAAAGGAGCTCGGAAACTGGATATGGACGAGTTCGTTAACGCGGTCAGTCGTTGA